CGCTCGTCCGCGCGGACGGGGAAGGCTTCCTCGCCGAGATCGTGGAGAAACCCGGCCCGGAGGAACTCAGCCGGTTCGGCGACGACGCGCTGGTGAGCATGACGCTTTGGCGCTTCACCCCTGCGATCCTCGATGCGTGCCGCAGCATCGCTCCGTCCGCTCGCGGCGAGTACGAGCTGCCGGACGCGGTTGCGTACGCCACGCGTGAGCTCGGCGCGCGCTTCCGCGTCGTGCCCGTGGAGGGCGGCGTGCTCGACCTCTCGTGCCGGGAGGACATCCCATTCGTGGCCGAACGCCTGCGCGGCGTGCGCGTGGAGCTGTGACGATGGACGGTTCGGGGGCGCAAGGCGAGATGATCGACCGCGCTTTCACTTCCGCGGTTCCATCGATGCGACCATGAACGGTGGGCAGCCGCCCGGCGCCACGGGAGCGCGCATGGAAACCGCGAGCCGCGCGGCGCGGCTCCTCGCCGAGCCGAGCGCGCCGCTGGGCACGTTGACGGAGCCGGCCGCCCTCGCGGACTCTCTCGCCGCCGAAGGCCTCGCGCCGGACGCCGCCGACCACCGAGCGCGGCGCCTCGCCCGATGCGCGCAGGCGCTGCTCGACACGGGCGTTCCGCCGGACCGCGCGGCATGCGCGCTCATCGTGCCCGGCCGCATCGAGGTGTTGGGCAAACACACCGACTACGCGGGCGGACGCAGCCTGTTGGCCGCCGTGGAGCGCGGGATCGCGCTCGTCGCAGCGGCACGTTCGGATGCACACCTGAGCATCCACGACTTCGGCTGCGGCGCGCACGCCGCGTTCGACCTCTCGCCCGACCTCCACACCGAGCCCGGCGACTGGACCAACTACGCAATGACCGCGGCGCGGCGGCTGGCACGGGACTTCGGCCCCGTGGGTCGCGCGGCCGACATCGCCTTCGAGAGCGACCTCCCGTCCGCCGCGGGGCTGAGCAGCTCGAGCGCGCTGATCGTCGCCCTCGGCATCGCCCTCGGCGCGGTGAACGGGATCGCGCGGCACGAGGCGTTCCGCCGCGTCGTCACCCGAGACGAAGACCTCGCAGACTACCTCGCCGCCGTTGAGAGCGGCGCGCCGTTCCGCGGACTGGGCGGCGACCGAGGCGTCGGCACCCAGGGCGGGAGCGAAGACCACACCGCGATCCTGTACGCCAGGCCTGGCCACCTGGCGCAATACGTGTTCGTCCCCACGCGCCTCGAGCGCGTCGTGCCGCTTCCTGCCGGCGTCGTCTTCGCCATCGGCGTGAGCGGCGTGCACGCGGTCAAGACCGGGGCCGCACTGCGGCTGTACAACCGCGCGTCGAGCCAGGCGCGCCGCATCGCGGAGCTCTGGCAGAGGGCGACCGGCCGGAGCGACACGACCATCGGCGCTGCGTTGGAGGCGGGGCCTGACGCGGCGGAACGGCTGCGGGCCATCATCGCGGGAGCGGACCGCGGCGCGGCGCCGACCGACGCCCTGCTGGCGCGCCTCGACCAGTTCATCGCCGAGACGCGGGAGATCATCCCCGCGGCGGCCGATGCGCTGGCCGCTGGCGACCTCGCAGCGTTCGGCCGCGCCGTGGACCGCTCGCAGGTGCTCGCGGAGCGCGCGCTGGCCAACCAGGTGGATGAGACCGTGTTCCTGGCGCGGTCGGCACGCGAGTTGGGCGCGGTTGCCGCATCCGCGTTCGGCGCGGGCTTCGGCGGCAGCGTCTGGGCGCTCGTCCAGGAGGCCGACGCCGCCCGTTTCCTCGACGCGTGGCGCAACGCGTATCTCGCCCGCTTCCCCTCACGGGCCGCGGATGCCAGGTTCTTCACCACCCGCGCGGGGCCGCCCGCGCTGCGCGTTGCCTAGGCGAGCGCCGGCCGAGGCGCCGCGACGCGACACGGGCCCGCAGGAGCAGCGAGACGACCATCACACCGCGAATCGGGAGCAGCACCATGGCCGACGCATTCGACCGCAGGGAGTTCCTCGTGACCGCAGCCGCGGCGGGCCTGGGCCTGACGCTGGACCCCGGGCGGCTCGCGGCCGCAGCGGCGGAGCAGCCACCAGCGCCTGCCGCACAGGAGCCACGGCTGTTCGCCGCGCCGCCGATCGAGACGGTCCGCATGGGCTTCGTCGGCGTGGGGCACCAGGGCGCGAGCCACGTGCGCAACTTCCTGCGCATCGAGGGCGTGGAGATCCGTGCCGTGTGCGACATCGTGCCCGAGAAGGCGGCGCGCATCCAGAAGTGGGTCGTCGAGGCGGGGCAGCCCGAGCCCAAGGCCTACACCCGCGGGCCGGAAGACTTCCGCCGCATGTGTGAGGAGGAGGACCTGGACCTCGTCTTCACCGCCACCCCCTGGGAATGGCACGCACCCGTGTGCCTCGCCGCGATGCGCAACGGGAAGCACGCGGCGACCGAGGTGCCGATGGCCGTCACCATCGACGAGTGCTGGGAGCTGGTGGAGACCGCGGAGAAGACTCGCCGGCACTGCGTGATGATGGAGAACTGCTGCTACGACCGCACCGAGATGATGATCCTGAACATGGTGCGGCGCGGGCTGTTCGGCGAGCTGCTCCACGCGGAGTGCGGCTACCTGCACGACCTGCGCGCGCTCAAGCTCACCGACTTCTACGAGGGGCGCTGGCGCATCCGCCACTCGATCGAACGCAACGGCGACCTCTACCCGACCCACGGGCTCGGCCCCGTCGCCCAGTGGATGGACATCAACCGCGGCAACCAGTTCGACTACCTGGTCTCCATGGCCAGCCCGTCCCGCGGGCTCAACCTCTGGGCCGCGGAGCACATCGGGCCGGACAGCCCGGAGGCGAAGCAGCGCTACGCGCTGGGCGACGTGGTCACCACGCTGATCCGCACGGTCCGCGGGCAGACCATCCTGGTGACACACGACACCAACTCGCCGCGGCCGTACAGCCGCCGGATCCTGCTCCAGGGGACCAAGGGCCTCGTGCGCAAGTACCCGGAGCAGAAGATCCACATCGAGGGCCGCAGCCCGGAGCACCGGTGGGAGGACCTGGAGGCGTACCGCGCCGAGTTCGAGCACCCGATCTGGAAGGCGCTCGAAGAGCGCTCGCGCGGGGCGGGGCACGGCGGCATGGACTTCATCGAGGACTACCGCCTCATCGAGTGCCTCCGGAAGGGCGAGCCCATGGACATGGACGTCTACGACGGCGCGGCGTGGAGCGCGGTCAGCGAGCTGAGCGCCCGGTCCATTGCGGAGCGTAGCCGGCCCGTGGACTTCCCGGACTTCACCCGCGGCGCGTGGCGGTCGAGGCCGCCGCTCGGCATCGTCGGCGCAGGGGTCTGAGACGGCGGGGGGCGGCGCCCCGCGGCGCCGACGATGCCGCGCTCGCGCCCCGCGGCCCCGCCGGGGCGCGGCTCAGCCCGCGGCCGGCGCGCCGGCGATCGGCACGTCGGGCTCCAGGATCATCAGCAGCCTGAGATCGAGCAGCGCGTGCAGGATCATGGGGACCCACAGGTTGCCGGCCAGGACGAAGAGGAGCGTGAACGTCAGGGCGAGAACGGCGGTCTGGAGCATGCCCTTCCACCCCTGGTAGCCGTGGTCGAGGCCGAAGACCAGGGCGGCGGCGAGGATCGCGCCGTTCCAGCCGCCCGGAAGGACGGCGGCGAAGTAGTGGATCAAGAACCCGCGGAAGATGAGCTCCTCGCAGATGCCGGCGGAGACGCAGACCGCGGCGAACCAGCGCCGCTCGGCCCGTGAGACGGGCAGGAAGAACGCGATGTGGGCGAGGTAACGCTGCTGCTCGGCGCGTGCCCTGGCGCTCCGCCGGGCGAGGATCACCGGCAGCGCGCTGCTGGCGCCGAGCGCCACGCACAGCGCCACCAGGGTCGCGAGCCGCGCCCTTCCGGCCAGCCACGAGACCTCTGGCGGCGTGAACAGCGCGGCGTGCGGCGTCGTGAGGAGCAGCAGCGCCGTGGCCGCCCACAGCCACCCCACCGTCTTCTGATAGCTCTGGATCCGCCTCTTCTCGCTGGGATCCGCCTTGAGTACGCGGGTCTCGTGCCGGTCCCACAACGGGAAGATGAGGACCAGGAAGAGGACGAGCAGGTGGTGGGGAAGCGCAACGGTCATCCGCAGCAGCCTCACTGACGGTGGACGTGGGGCATCTGGATTGCGTCAAAATTACACCGTTCCGGCGGCGGCTCAATGGCGCACCCCTCAGGGCCGCGCTGCGGCCGCGTCCAGCGGCTCCCCGAGACCCGCACTTGCGGGACCGTGGGCCGCCCGGGCATCTCGGACTCCGCTGCCTCGCGTTCACCCTGCTGTGCGCTCTGGTCGCGCTGCCGGCCACGCTGGCCGCGCAGTCTCCCCCACGAACGGCCAGCGGCCACCTCTCGATCCGTGCGGTCGCCGGCTACAGCTTCGCCTACCAGTGCGAGTTCGGCAAAGAGGACGGGCTCCCGCGGCCGGGGCCCGAGCCGGCGAGCCGCGCCCCGGCCGCGCGAGCATGGAACGTCGGGGGCAAGCCCGTGTTCGGCGCCGAGGTCGAGTACCGCATCACGGAAGCGTTCGCCGTGCGCGGCGGCGTGCTCCGCCGGCCGCAGGCGCAAGCCGAGCTGTGCTCCGGCGAAGAGGTGCTCGAGGAGCCGGACGGGATCTGCTGGTTGCCTGCACGCGTGTGCTCGTCCTCGAACGCGCGCTGTGGATGACCAGACTCGGGGTCGCGTGGTCGTTCTCCGAGCACCTCCCGTTGTCGGTCTCGTTCGCGCCGCTGTGGGTGCGGCAGGCGGATCCGTTCGAGGACGGCGCTGCCGACCACTTGGGCGTGAGCCTGGGCGCCGGCGCGGAGGTGCCGCTGGGAAGCACGCGCGCCGCGCCGCACGCCGCGTTGGAGGACGACGTCGTGTTCTGGCGGACGGCGCCCGGCGCCCTCGACGCGACGGCGTCGCACCGGTCTTGCAGGTGGCATGGATCGGGGCTGCAACCGGAGGGAAGAGGCCTCGATGGCGCGCAGTGGAAGGCCGCGACCGGCGCCGGGACCCGAACCCGCCCACCGGGGCGACGAGCGGAGCCGTAGCCCCGACCCGGCCGACGAACGGCACCGGCTGTTCGAGGCCATCGTCGAGACGGTGAACGACGCCGTCGTCGTGACCGACGCCGACCTCGAGCCGCCGGGGCCGCGGATCGTCTACGTGAACCCCGCGTACACGCGCATGACGGGCTACCGGCCGGAGGAGGTGATCGGCCGCAACCCGGGCTTCCTCCAAGGGCCGGAAACGGATCCCGCCACGCGCGCCCGCATCCGTGCCGCACTCCGCCGCCATGAGCCGGTGCGGGCCGAGCTGCTCAATTACCGCAAAGATGGCACGCCGTTCTGGGTCGAGATCAGCATTGTGCCCGTGCGGGACGCCGCAGGCCGCGTCACGCATTTCGCCAGCGCGCAGCGGGAGACGACCGGGCGCCGCCGGATGGAGGAGGAGCTGCGCTCCGCCACGCGGCGCCTGCAGGCCGTCATCCACGCCTGGCCCCTTGCCGTCATCGCGCTCGATCCGGAAGCCCGTGTGCAGCTCTGGAACCCGGCGGCCGAGCAGATCTTCGGCTGGAGCGCCGATGAGGTGCTGGGCCGCCGCATCCCCACCGTTCCGGAAGACCGCTGGCACGAGCTGATGGACGAAGAGATCGGCGTGGCGCTGGCGGGCGGCGAGGTGCGGCGGCAGGAGACCGTTCGGCTCCGCAAGGACGGCACCCCGATCCCGGTCAGCATCTCGGCCGCCCCCATCCACGACGACGATGGCCGGGTCGTGGGGATCATGACGATGCTGGAAGACATCAGCGAGCGGAAGCAGGCGCAGGCGGCGCTGGAGCGGCTGCGCCGAGAGCTCGAGCTGATCCTGAACGCCGCGGCGGAGGGGATCTACGGCCTGGACACCGAGGGGCGGACCACGTTCGCCAACCCCGCGGCCGCGCGGATGGTGGGGAGGTCGCCCGAGGAGCTCATCGGCCAGCTCCAGCACGAGCTGATCCACCACAGCCGGCCCGACGGCTCGCCGTACCCCGCGGAAGAGTGCCCGATCTACGCCGCGTACCGCGACGGCGAGGTGCACCACGCGGAGGACGAGGTCTTCTGGCGCAAGGACGGCACCAGCTTCCCCGTCGAGTACACCAGCACGCCGATCCGCGAAGACGGGCGGGTGACCGGCGCGGTCGTCACGTTCCGCGACATCAGCGAGCGCAAGAGGGCGGAGGCGACGCAACGCTTCCTGCTCGAGGCGAGCCGCCGCCTGTCCGGCTCGCTGGACGTGGAGACGACGCTCCGGCAGGTCGCAGACCTCGTCATCCCCGAGCGCGCGGACTACGTCATGGTCCACCTCGTGGATGAGCAGGGGGAGGTCCGCACGGCGGCGGCGGTGCACCGCGATCCGGAGCAATCGGAGCTCGTACGCCGTGCGGGCGGCGCGCTGGGCGCCATCGCCCGCGTGCTCCGGTCGGGCGAACCCGAACTCGTCCCCGAAGTGTCCGACGACTGGTTGCGTTCCGCGTGCAGGGATGCCACACAACGCCCGGTGCTCGATGCGCTGCGCACGCGATCGCTGATGCTCGTCCCGCTCCGCGCAGGCGAGCGTGTGATCGGCGCCATCACGTTCGGCGTGACGGGGCAGCGCGCGGGCTACACCGAGCACGACCTGGTCGTCGCCGAGGACTTCTGCGGCAGCGCAGCCCTCGCGCTCGAGAACGCGCGCCTGTACCGCGGCGCCCAGCAGGCCTCCCGCATCCGGGACGAGGTGCTGCGCATCGTCGCCCACGACCTGCGCAACCCGCTCAACACGATCCTCCTGAGCGCCGGCGTGCTCGGCGAGCTGCTCGGGCTGTCATCGGAAGGGCATCCCGCGGAGAAGCGGCAGCTCGACATGATCCGCCGCTCGGTCCATCGCGCCGACCGTCTCATCCAGGACCTGCTCGACGTGGCGCGCTTGGAGGCGGGCCAACTCGCCGTGCAGCCGACGCCCCAGCCCGCCGCGGCGCTCGTGCAGGAAGCGGTGGAGCTGCACCGCGCCCTCGCCGACGAGAAGCGGATCCGCCTCGAGGCAGAGCTTCCCGATTCGATCCCTCAGGTCGCTGCCGACCGCGACCGCATCCTCCAGGTCTTCTCCAACCTGATCGACAACGCCATCAAGTTCACGCCCGAGGGCGGCCGCATCACGGTGCGTGCGAAGCCTGGCGTGGGCGAGGTGGTCTTCAGCGTCCAGGACACGGGGTCGGGCATCCCCGAGGAGCAGCGCGCGCGCCTCTTCGACCCGTTCTGGCAGGCGCGACGTGCCCGCCGCGCCGGCGCGGGCCTCGGCCTCGCCATCGCGCGCGGCATCGTGCAGGCGCACGGCGGGCGCATGGAGGTGGAGAGCGAGGTGGGGAAGGGAACGACGATGTCGTTCACCGTGCCGACGGCAGAGCGTCAGCGCCGGGCGGCGTGACGCGCGGAGCGCGGCCACGCCCCGACCCCGATGCGCCCGGAGGGCCGAGTCAGCCGGCGACAGCCGTGCCCGTTCCGTCGTTCACTGCCACGCATCCAGGTACATGATCGTCCGCCAGCCGGTCGGCCGCTTGAGTGCGCGGGCGACGTCCACACGGATGATGCCGTCCAGCAGACTCACCCCGACGCCGGCAGAGGCCAGCCACGGGTCCGTGCGGAGATTCTCCCGGGCGCCGGCCCAGCCGGCATCGGAGAAGAGCACGAGGCGCGCGACCGGAGCCGACGTCGCCAGCTCGACGCGCCCGCGCCAGAACGACTCGCCCGCCATCGCGCTGCTCGCGTAGCCGCGCAGCGTGGTCGGCCCGCCCAGCCGCCACAGATGCTGGACGGCCGGATCGCCGAAGCTCGTGCCGGCCGCGCCCTCGAGCATCGCGACGAACGAGCCGGGCAGCGGCAGGTACGTGCGCAGCGTGAGCGAAGGCCGCCCGTAACGGAACGTGCCGGCCGCGCCGTCGAGCCCGAGCTCCGCATGCACGCGCACGCCGCCGGGATCGCGGCCGAGCTCGCCGCGGACCCGCAGCGAGGCGCCGTACTGGGTCGCCTCCTGCGCGGCTTCGTTCTCCGGGAAGACGTGCTCGTCGTCGAGGAGGTGCGCGATGCTGAAGTCGGTCTCCTTCCGCGCCGCCGCCTCACGCTGCGCGTACACGCGCCAGTCGTACCAGCGCCGGCGCGAGATCGAGGGTGCGCCCGTCAGCTCCACACCCAGGGTGCGGTGGTAGTCCGCCTCGTCGCGCCCGAACACGAGCGCGGAGAGCGATGCCGCCAGGGTGAACGGCCGGGCTTCGGGATCCATCGGCACGAGCCGGCGGTAGGCCGCGAGCCGGTGGTGGGTCCTCATCCCGTCGCGCACGATCCGGAGCTCGCCGTTCGGTTCGCGGTCCGCGGTGCCGATGCGCGCGTTGGCCTCGACCTGGATCGGGCCGAGGCCCACATCCAGACCCGCGCCGATCGAGAGACCCTCGACGCGGTTGTAGCGCACGAGCCCGCCGCCGAGCGGCCCGCTGAACCGCGGCCGCGAGAGTTGCCAGGGCGCGCCCGGGAGTCGCGCGAGCCGCTCGTGGAGCGACTCCAGCTCCGCCTCCGTGAGCAGCGCCTCGCCGGCCGCGAGCGGGGCGGGCGAGAGCAGCGGGTTCTCGAGCAACGTGACCTCGGCATCGGGGACCACGACCTCGATGCGCTCGCACGCGCGCCGCTCCTCCTCGGTCAGCCTGGCGTACGCGGCGGCCCGCGCGCTGTCCCGCGCGGCTTTCCGGCGCGCCAGCTCCACGCTGTCCAGCGCCGCGCCACGGTCGCCGGATGGGCGGAACACCACGACCGCCCGCGACGGGCAACGCACCCGCCGGCCCGCGGCGTACTCCGTCTCTTCCACCGCAACCGGTGGCGCGCTGGCCGGCTCGCCGCGCACAACGTAATCCGAGTACGTCCGCTCGTAGAGGAACGGCACCGAGAGGAGCCGGCCGAAGCGCGCCGCGCCGCGGATGGCCATGACCCGCGGCAGCCACCACTGGAAGTCCCACAGGCCGTACTCGATGGTGAGGTACTCGAGCTTCAGCCTCGGCTCGATGACGCGCGGCGCGTTGCCCTCCCGGTCCAGACGGAACTCGTCCGCCAGGCGGAAGGTGAGCTGGACGACGGCGTGGGTCTCCTCATCCAGCCACAGCGAGCCCTGCACCAGGTTGCCGGCCTTGCGCCGCGGCAGCACCTCCACCTCGACCAGCCGCACCTCGCGGCCATCGGGCAGGCGGATGACCGTCGTGCCGCCCGTGCGGAAGCGGTAGTGCGCCTCGCTGCCCGGCGCGAGGGGATGCGGGACCTCGTCGCCGGTGTCGTCCCAGCCGGTGAGCAGGTACGGGTCTGCGGGGTCGAACGCGAGATGCGGGAGATACCTGTCGAGATCCTCCGGAACCTGGACGTCCGTCGAGGCGATCGGCACGACCTCGCGCGCGCCCAGTGCCTCGATGCGGATCGGCCCGTCCCGCTCCCACGCGATGCGGCTCGCCACCTCCCGCTCCCAGACGGTGCGGTCGCGGCGCACCATCCGCAGGCCGACGGAGACGCGCTCGTGCGCCGTCGTCTCGTACGCCTCGATGGAGCGGTCCACCGTGCGGCGGCGTTCCCGCGCCAGCCGCACCAGTTCACGGGCCGTCTCGTCCAGGTACGCCGATGCGAGGGTGGCGGAGTCGGGCAGCGGGCGCGGGAGGCGCCGTGCACCGTCCGCGGCCGCCGTCTCGTCCGGCGGCCAGCGTTCCTGCGCCAGCGCGGGAGACGCGACGAGGGCGGCGCAGCAGAGGAGCGCGAGAAGAACCATCCGGCGAGGCATGATCCACAGGCCGAAGGAGTCGGGCGATCGTAGTCGCCGGCCGGCCGCGTTGTTCCCTCTACCGCGCCGCCGTCACGGAGAGCCGCCGCCCCTCCCGGTCGATCGGGATGGGCTGGCCGAGCCCGAGCCGCGAGAGCCGGGCCATCTGCGTGCGGGCATCGCCGACGACGAGCCAGACCATCCGCTGCGGGTCGAGGTACCTGTCCGCGAGCTCCTTGATCCGTTCGACCGTCATGTCGCGAACGATCTGCTCGCGCTGCCCGACGTAGTCGGCCGGATAGCCATAGGCGCTGATCTCGCCGAGCATGCCGATCTTGGCGCCGAGCGTCTCGAACGCCATGGCGTTGTTGCGGATCAGGAAGTCCTTCGTCGTCTGGAGGTCCTCGTCATCGAACTCCGGGCCGTGACGCTCGACCAGCTCCTTGATCAGCGCCAGCGACTCGTACGTCACGTTGCTCCGGACGCTCGACGTGATCGAGAAGGGCCCCGGGAACGTGCTCCCCGAGAACCCGGACCGGATGCCGTACGTGTAGCCGCGTTGCTCCCGCAGCACCTGCGTCAGGTCGGACGCGAAGCCGCCGCCGCCGAGACGGAAGTTCATGACGGTCGCGGGATAGTAGTCGGGATCGGTGGCGGCCAGCGCGAGATACCCGATGGCCAGTACCGACTGCTTCGCGTCCGGCACATCGAGGAAGTAGAGCCCCGCACGCTCATCGGACCACGTCGGCGGGTCGGGGAACGACACCTGCTTCGCCGCCCACCGGGTGGCGAGGCCCTCCAGTGAAGCCAGCACCTCCTGCGGGCTCACCGCCCCCGCCACGTGGAACGCGGCCTCGCCGGGAGCCAGCGCCTCCGCATGGTAGCGCTTCAGGTCGTCCAGCGTGATCGCCTGGACGCTCTCCTCGCTGCCCCGCGGATTCCTGCCCATGATGTGGTCGCCGTAGAGCAGGCGGGCGAACACGTCCTGCGCCAGCGCGGCCGGGTTGGCGGACCTCTGACGCAGCTCGTTCAGCACCCGCTGCTTGGCGAGGGCGAACCGCTCGGCATCCCAGCGGGGCTCCAGCAGGATCTCCTCCACCAGGTCCATCGTGGCCCGGTAGTTCCGCGCCAGCGTGCTGCCACGGATGTCGAAGCTCTCCCGGCCCGCGCTCACGCTGATCGAGGCGCCGAGCTTGTCGATGGCCAGCTCCAGCTCTTCGGGCGTCTTCGTGGCGGTGCCCTCGGTCAGCATCTCCGCGAGCAAGTTGGCCACGCCGACCCGTGCCTCGTCCTCGAGCAGGAGGCCGCCGCGGATCCGCAGGTGGAACTGCACGAGCGGCGTCTCGCGGTCCTCGATGACCAGCACGCGCAGGCCGTTGGCGAGCGTGTCCTGGAAGACCTCCGGCGGCCGGACCGAGGGCGGAGCGCCGAACGGCGGCTCGATGCTCCGGTCGAAGGACGACGGCGTGCGCGGGATCTCGCCCCGGTCCACGAGGACGATCTCCGGCTCGGCGCCCTGGATGATCGGCTCCTCGACCACGTCGGCCTTCTGCGACCCCTCCACCGCCAGCTCGAGCCGGCCGCGGGGCACGAAGCTCGCAGCGACGTACGGCCGACCCTTGATGTACTTCTCGTACACGGCCATCACGTCGTCGGCCGTGACGGCGAGCAGGCGCGCGAGGTCTTCCTTCACGTAACCGGGGGACGGCGCGAAGATGTTGTAATCCGCCAGCCGGATCGCCTTGCCGAGCACGCTCGAGAGCCCGCTGTAGAACTCCGCCTCGTACCGCGCCTTCACCCGTTCCAGCTCACCAGCGCTCACCCCCTCGGCCTCGAAGCGCGCGAACGCGGCCTCCACCGCCGCCAGCACGTCATCCAGGTCCTTGTCCGCGTACGCCCGGATCTGGATGGTGAACCGGCCCGCCAGCTCCTGCGACCCGTTCGCCGCGAACACGTTGGGCGCGAGCTCCTTCTCCTTCACGATGACCTTGTAGAAGGGCGTGCTCTTCCCGTCCGCCAGCACAGCGGCGAGCACGTCCAGCGCGTAGGAGTCCTCGTGGAAGAGCGGCACCGTGGGCCACGCCAGCGTGAGCTGCGGCAACCGCGCGAAGTTGTCCTCGTGGTAGAGCTTCTTGGTCGAGTCGAGCACGACGGGCGGTGGAGCGGGCACCTGGGGCAGCGGCCGCGCGGGGATCTCGCCGAAGTACTTCTCGATCCACGCCTTGGTCTGCTCGACATCGATGTCTCCCGCCACGACCAGCGTCGCGTTGTTCGGGCCGTACCACCGCGCGTGGAACTCCTTCACGTCCTCGAGCGTCGCCGCGTCCAGATCCTCCAGCGACCCGATGACCTGCCACCGGTACGGGTGCCCCTCGGGGTACAACGCCCGGTCGATCACGTAGCTGGTGTGCCCGTACGGCTGGTTGTCCACGCCCTGCCGCTTCTCGTTCTTGACGACCTGCTTCTCCTTCGCCAGCACGGCCTCCGTGACCGTGTTGATGAAGAAGCCGAGTTTGTCCGATTCCGCCCAGAGCACCTTCTCGAGGGCGTCCTTCGGAACAACCTCGAAATAGTTCGTCCGGTCACGGCTGGTCGAGCCGTTCGTCGAGCTCCCCACGCGCGTCATCAGACGATCGAGGCCGCCCGGACCCAGGTTCTCCGAATCCAGGAAGAACAGGTGCTCGAAGAGGTGGGCGAACCCGGTGCGCCCCTCGACCTCACGCGCCGAGCCGACGTGGAACGCCATCGCCACTGCGACGATAGGGTCCGAGCGGTCCACGTGCAGCACCACGTCCAGGCCGTTCGGCAGCTCGTACTTCTCGTAGGCGATGTCGAGGGTGGGGCCCGAACCGCCCGGCGTGGACGTGCCGCAGGCGGCGACGAGCAGGCATGTG
The nucleotide sequence above comes from bacterium. Encoded proteins:
- a CDS encoding galactokinase, which translates into the protein METASRAARLLAEPSAPLGTLTEPAALADSLAAEGLAPDAADHRARRLARCAQALLDTGVPPDRAACALIVPGRIEVLGKHTDYAGGRSLLAAVERGIALVAAARSDAHLSIHDFGCGAHAAFDLSPDLHTEPGDWTNYAMTAARRLARDFGPVGRAADIAFESDLPSAAGLSSSSALIVALGIALGAVNGIARHEAFRRVVTRDEDLADYLAAVESGAPFRGLGGDRGVGTQGGSEDHTAILYARPGHLAQYVFVPTRLERVVPLPAGVVFAIGVSGVHAVKTGAALRLYNRASSQARRIAELWQRATGRSDTTIGAALEAGPDAAERLRAIIAGADRGAAPTDALLARLDQFIAETREIIPAAADALAAGDLAAFGRAVDRSQVLAERALANQVDETVFLARSARELGAVAASAFGAGFGGSVWALVQEADAARFLDAWRNAYLARFPSRAADARFFTTRAGPPALRVA
- a CDS encoding peptidase M16; amino-acid sequence: MRYGARLVPVFTCLLVAACGTSTPGGSGPTLDIAYEKYELPNGLDVVLHVDRSDPIVAVAMAFHVGSAREVEGRTGFAHLFEHLFFLDSENLGPGGLDRLMTRVGSSTNGSTSRDRTNYFEVVPKDALEKVLWAESDKLGFFINTVTEAVLAKEKQVVKNEKRQGVDNQPYGHTSYVIDRALYPEGHPYRWQVIGSLEDLDAATLEDVKEFHARWYGPNNATLVVAGDIDVEQTKAWIEKYFGEIPARPLPQVPAPPPVVLDSTKKLYHEDNFARLPQLTLAWPTVPLFHEDSYALDVLAAVLADGKSTPFYKVIVKEKELAPNVFAANGSQELAGRFTIQIRAYADKDLDDVLAAVEAAFARFEAEGVSAGELERVKARYEAEFYSGLSSVLGKAIRLADYNIFAPSPGYVKEDLARLLAVTADDVMAVYEKYIKGRPYVAASFVPRGRLELAVEGSQKADVVEEPIIQGAEPEIVLVDRGEIPRTPSSFDRSIEPPFGAPPSVRPPEVFQDTLANGLRVLVIEDRETPLVQFHLRIRGGLLLEDEARVGVANLLAEMLTEGTATKTPEELELAIDKLGASISVSAGRESFDIRGSTLARNYRATMDLVEEILLEPRWDAERFALAKQRVLNELRQRSANPAALAQDVFARLLYGDHIMGRNPRGSEESVQAITLDDLKRYHAEALAPGEAAFHVAGAVSPQEVLASLEGLATRWAAKQVSFPDPPTWSDERAGLYFLDVPDAKQSVLAIGYLALAATDPDYYPATVMNFRLGGGGFASDLTQVLREQRGYTYGIRSGFSGSTFPGPFSITSSVRSNVTYESLALIKELVERHGPEFDDEDLQTTKDFLIRNNAMAFETLGAKIGMLGEISAYGYPADYVGQREQIVRDMTVERIKELADRYLDPQRMVWLVVGDARTQMARLSRLGLGQPIPIDREGRRLSVTAAR